GCCCAAGCCGGAAAGTACAGCTGTCAAAGGTTGAAGTGTTTTAAAGGTCCAGCCATCGCTATAGTAGGTTACTCCATCTGCTGTGGTAGCATATGACCGGTATATATAATATCCACCTGACTTTAGATTGTTAAGGTTAGTTGTAAAGGGGCCGCTTCCTGAACCATCTATGGTCTTGGTGTCTGTCAGATCCGGATCACGTTTATCAATTCTGTAATCGGAAACAGTACGATAGACAATACCTTTTGAAACAATCGGCACACTCGTTCCATTGAATGAAATGTCATTTTTCAATGTAGCTGTGGTAAAGGATGTTTCAGTTACTATATTTCCAGTAACCTTTACCCTATAAGGTGTTTTAAAAGTGAAATATCCAATAAGGGGTGGCTGAGCGTCATAATAGCTATACATGTTATCTGCAGTAATGTATCCTCTTACATAATATGTAGTATTTTCCTGAAGACCTGTAAGAGTTGCATTAAATGAACCCGTTCCGGTTCCATTGGTAGTTTTGCTGTTATTAATTGTCGGATTAGTGCTGGTACCCCAGCATACACCTCTTGCTGTAACTTTGGCATCTCCACCTAAACGCTGCACAATAGCTGCAATGTCGGCTGTACTGTGTGTGATATTTGTAGGAGCTGTCACAGTAATGGAAATTCCTGGCTGTGAACTGATCAATACAGCCTTTTCAGGAGAGTAAACCACAGGATTACAAGTCCCTTCTGTAACTTTAGCTCTGTAAAAAGTATGTTCTGTTGGCTTTACCCAATAGTTATTATAAGTAGCTCCGGGGATATCGGTCCATGTAGTTGGATTGTCACTGGAATAACCAGCCTTCTGCCAGACTACTTGCCCTCTGTAGGTATCAAGAGATAATTTTACTGAATCACCCTTGAAAATGATAGGATTCTGAGCTTTCAGGTTTCCGGCCAGGGAAAGCAGTAGCAGAGTTAATATTATTCTGACGTTATTATATGAACGTTTGTACTTCTTTATCATAAACCAGCAGGCAGATTATTCAACCATTATTTTACGAACTACCAGCAGATCATTGCTGGAAAGCTTAATCATGACCAGACCTTTAATATCTTCCGGAAGATCTATTGTTGCATCCAGCGTTCCATTAGAACTATAGAGCAGATTTTCATAAACAGAAATTCCCTGGGGATTGAATACCTCTAGTTTGAGCTCTTTTCCAGGAATAAGGTCAGATGTTATAAAAAGTCTGCTGCTTGTAGGATTAGGGTATAAGTTGATAGAAGATGCATACCCATTAAAGATTCCAACAGGAACACCATTTACTGTAACCGTTACGCTTTTAGAATTACTGCATCCCTTGCTGTCAGTTACTGTCATTGTATAAATCGTAGAGCCTATTGGGCTTGCAGCAGGATTTGCTGTATTGTCCTGGTTTAAGCCCTGTGAAGGTGACCAACTGTAAGTGTAAGGAGACGTACCTCCACTCACACTCGGCGATCCTCCAAGAACGGTCTGCTGTCCGTTGGTGATCGATTTATTTGTCCCGGCATTCAATGTAAGTACACTGGTTTTTTGAGTAACAGAAAAATTTAGTGTAGTCTGTGCCCACGTTTGAAAGGATACCAGTAGTAAAAGTAATGGTATCGTGTAGATTGGTTTCATATTTAATTGGAATTTAAATAAATACGTTTTCCATCGGATCAAAGTTTTGATGAAAAGCTGTTAAAAATATCTATTAAAAGGAAAATAAAACAGGCTGGTAATTCTCTTTTTTGATGGTATTGTATAAGGTTTTGGAACAGAGCTGTTTTTGAAATAAAAGTATTTACTATTACTCAGGATAAGATTCTTAAACTAAAATTGACTTGTATTATCAGGAAGAGGATGGGATTAAAAAACGAGTGCAAGACAGGGAGGTAATTTTGAATTTGAAAAGCTTAATTAAAAGACTTATTGAAGAATAAATATTATTACTTACAAATAACTTTTACGGTAAGCCAATTTCCAACAATGCAGCTCGTTCAGAATTTTTTTTAGCGCACAACAGATTTTGGGTCAATCTCATATAAGTAAAGAATAATTTATTGAACAAACAATCTACTTGATGAATCGGAATATGTACTGCTATTCCTGAGTATAATGTTAGATCTATTTTGGTTTTAAATTGAATAGTGTATCTTGTGTCTTAACTTTCAGGCTTATGGTCACTTCTATGAAAAAACTACTGAGGGATTTTATCACCGGGCTAAATAAATTTGAAGAAGATGAAATACAATTTATTGTAGAAAATACTGATGTCAGAGCTTTTCAAAAAGGTGAGATAATACAAAGGGAAGGAAACGTTTGTGATACTTGTTATTTTGTTTTAAAAGGTTGTATACGTCAGTATCAGCTAGCTGACGGAGAAGAAAGGACTACCGCATTTTTTATTGAGGGCGAGCCTGCCGTTCTTTATTCTAGTTATCTGGAGCAGGCTCCTTCTGCCTACTGGCTGGTTTGTACTGAAGATTGTATTTTGATTACAGGCACTCGTGAACAGGAATATGAGTTGCATAGAAAGTATCCCAAGCTGAAATATCTGGTGCATACTTTAATGACTCAGGATTATTCCAAGATTGAATATCGAATGAATTTGCTCAATCATCATAAACCTGAAGAAAGATACAGGATTCTTATGAAGATGCAACCCGAGCTTTTAAACAGGGTTCCTTTACATCAAATTGCCAGCTATATCGGTGTTACCCCGGAATCTTTCAGCAGGATCAGAAAACGTTTAATGGAAAATGATAAATCGAAATGAAGAAATTGTTTGATTAATCGCCTTGGTATTGTGGCTTTGAAAATTTAAATAATATGTATAAACTTATTAACCCGATCATAATTTCACTTACTGTCGCGATTATTAATGTGTCCGAAGGTAATCCATCTAATAGGATGCTGATTGTTCTGGATATGCCATAAGCAAAATAGAATAATGCTGCCAATAGTATAGATATATATGTCATACCGGATATAAAAGCTCCTGAGGCGATCAGTATTCCAGCAGCCATTAATGTACCACCGGGAGCTCTTACTTCACTTAAGATATTTGCCTCGTTGTCAAGGTGAATGCCTGCAGAAGCTTCAAATTCTATGGGACTTAGTAATAGAGAAGCACCGATAATTACCGCGATCATTCCTATGACAAACAAGAAAATTTTGACTGATTTTAATTTTTTCATTTTTAATATTTTAATTGTTGATAAAGCAAATGTCTATTTATGAAATATAAAAAACCTTGACTTAAGGTAAGAAAGTATATAATGTCAGAAATTTTGTAACTCAGAAAAACTTTTTTACTTAGGTGGAAAATTATCAACAGTAAGATAGTTGGTGGTATGATTCCCAAAAAAAACCTGAATTATCTTATTTTTTACTCTTAGGCCAATTCGGAAGGATTTCAATTCAGCAAATCTTCACAATCAAATTGTAAGTTTGTGTAAATGAAACTCCTTTTAGTAAACTTTTCAGATACCGATTTACCTGAACTCAAGATCAGTCATGAATTTTTGCATGATGGTGTATCATCTATTCTGCAGGCATCTGAAAAGTTTATGCTTTATGAATATGATTGTCTTGTTATAAAAATTGATAAGATCGAAGTGGAATGCTATAGCTGGTTGAGACACCTTTCTGAAAATAACAGGAATGAAGGATTAATACTATTGTCATCCAATGATGCTCTGGAAAACAAGCTTTCGGCATTTGAACTGGGGGTAGACGATTATCTGGTACTTCCAATGCACCCAGAGGAAATTATTGCTAGGATAAAATCAGTTACACGGAGAAAAAAATTCCAGAGCAACTCAAAGATTTATATTGGTAACATAGTTATTGATCTTTACGCAAGAACTGTATTTGTTTGGGATCATCCATTAAAGCTGACCAAAACAGAATATGATATTTTACTTCATCTTCATGCCAATAAACATCGGGTGGTCTCTAAAGAACTTTTAGCAGAATACCTCTGGGGAGACGATGTGGATAATCTTGAATCTTTTAACATTCTGTTTGCTCACATTAAAAACCTGAGGAAAAAGCTGGTTAATTCCAAATCAGGTGTAGAAATTAAAAATGTATATAAAGTAGGTTATCAAATTATAGAATTATGAAACAAGCGCTTTTTTCTTTTATTATCGTTTATTTGTTTTTATCCTTTGAGATGCAAGGACAAATACCTACTAAGCAGACACATGAAAGGGAGCAGTTGTGGCTTGGATATTTTAACCAAACCAGATTGTCAAACCATTGGGGATTCTGGTTAGATCTTCATTACAGACTGACAGATCATTTCGTTGAAAGGCCTTTTCAGTTATTGGTCAGACCAGCATTAACTTATTTTGTCAGTGACAATTTCAGATTAAATCTGGGTTATGCTTTTGTTGAGCATTACCCTGGAAAAGGGCTTAATACTATACGTCCGGAAAACAGGACATGGCAGCAAATATGGTGGAGGCAGAAGTATATCAGGTTTCAGACATTGCAGTGGATAAGGCTTGAAGAGAGATTTAACAGAAAGGTTGTTAATGACAAGTTGCAAAGTTCGACGACATTCAACTTCAGATTAAGATATAATTTATCATTATTTGTTCCTCTTAAGGGCAAAGATATTGTAGCTAAAACCCCATTCTTTATAATTATGGATGAGCTGTTTGTAAACTTTGGAAAAAATATAGTATACAATTATTTTGATCAGAACAGATTTTTTATTGGTTTTGGATATCAGTTTACTCCACATCTCAATGTCCATTTAGGCTATATGAATGTCTTTCAACAAGAAGCTTCAGGAAATAAATATATCTCAACGAATGCAGTGCGGCTATTTGTGTTCCATTCATTGGATTTCAGAAAGCACGATCAATAAAACCAAAGTATTATTATGAAGTGGATAACAAGAGAACGCCCCAAAATAGATAGGATTGCTTGTCCCTGGCTGATCAGCAGGTTTATTGATGATTCGCCGGAATTTATATTCGTTCCAACAAATCAGGTAATTGAAAAAGCAAGTGAACTTAATGCTATTCCCTATGATATTCCCGGAGTTGAATATACACATGAAGGAGACAAATGTACATTTGATTATTTTTTGAAGAAACATGGAATTCATGATAATGCCCTATTTAGACTCGCATTGATAGTTAGAGCCGCTGATACGGATCGCTATGATCTGGCACCCCAAGCTTCAGGACTATTTGCAATATCAGCAGGTTTATCATATAATTTTAAGAATGATTATGAAATGTTAAAGCAGGGAATGATTATTTACGATGCCTTGTATAGCTGGTGCAAACATGTAAGTGAAGAAACACACGGGTGGGAATTTAAAGGAGTTTAAAGTTGTAAGTTTTAAGTTAAAAGTTTGAAGATTGAGCATCCTGAATACTTTTGATCCTTTCAATTAGGATAAAGAATCTATTATAAATGATCAATTCTTCTATTCCTGCAAATTAAAGGTATCGTAAGGTAAAACAAAATAAATTTCTATGGAAGAAAATAAAAACATTGTCTCTTATTCCCTTAAGGATCTGGTACTGTATTTCCTTAAGCTTGGAACTATTGGATTTGGTGGTCCTGTGGCCCTTGTGGGATACATGCATCGCGATCTTGTAGACAAATATAAATGGATATCTGAAGATGATTATCGGGAAGGGATGGCTTTGTCTCAGCTTGCTCCGGGACCTTTGGCTGCACAGATGTCCATATATCTAGGATATGTTCATTATAAATTTGTAGGCGCGACTTTAGTAGGACTGGCTTTTGTATTACCTTCATTTCTGATGGTTCTTGCCCTTGGATTTGCTTATGCCGAGTTTGGTGGGTTTCCGGCGATGCAGGCAATATTCTATGGAGTAGGAGCTGCGGTAATAGGTATAATAACTTTAAGTAGTTATAAACTTACAACTAAAAGTATTGGAAGTGATAAGCTGCTCTGGGGAATATTTGTAGTTCTAGCCGTGTTTACCTTTTTACTCGAAGAAGAGAATATGTGGCTGATAATTGCATCAGGGGTTCTTGTCTGGTTTATGAAAGCACCACCGAATTTTATGATGGCTAAGAGTTTTAGAATGATTGTTCCACCGCTATTGTTAAGTCTCCCATTAGTTGATACTGATAATAACAGATTGTGGCAGATCACCCTCTTCTTTACTAAAGCGGGAGCTTTTGTTTTTGGAAGTGGTTTGGCTATTGTTCCTTTTCTATACGGAGGAACTGTTAAAGAATATCAATGGCTTACCGAACAGCAGTTTTTGGATGCAGTTGCTGTTGCCATGATTACCCCAGGGCCGGTAGTAATCACTGTTGGTTTTATCGGATATCTTGCAGCTGGTATATGGGGAGCATGCGCTGCTGCTGCCGCTACTTTCTTACCATGTTACATTTTTACTGTTCTGCCCGCACCATATTTTAAAAAGTTTGGTAAGCATCCTGCTATCAAAGCATTTGTGGATGGAGTTACTGCGGCCGCCATTGGAGCAATAGCCGGGTCTGTTATGGTAATAGGCAAGAGGACACTGGTGGATATACCAACTATACTGATCGCTTTATCTACAGGTATTGTATTGTTTAAATTTAAAAAGATTCAGGAACCAATCATTATTATTGCAATGGCAGCAGTTGGACTTTTATTAAAACTTGTATTGAATTTTTAAAATGAGTTAAATAATCACTATGTAAATGAGATAAAACAAAATACCTCTGCAATTAGCAGGAGTATTTTGTTTATCTCATTTACTTTAAGCTTTAAACTTTAAGCTTTAAACTTTTTTTATTGCCTTACCAGATATGCATGTTCCTTTCCTACAGGATCATCATTCACTTCAGAGCCTATATTGATTTTTACCCAATTTATAGTACCTGTAAAAACTCCCTGATAGGAGCCATAATCCTCTGTAACCGGAGCTCCTGAATCTTTTCCTATATCCATAAAATCATCAGCAGAGAATACAAACGGAACCGTATTTTCAATACGACCCTGAGCTATTTCATGATCGTCCGCATATAATATTCCTGTTCCTCCTTTACCTATACCACCACCATCATATTTGAATTCGAAGTGTATAAAATGTTCTCCAGTACTAAGCTGTTCTCTGCTGCCAATATAATAGTGTTGTCTGTTGAACCAGTTATAACAGAAAACAGGATATCCGTTTTTCATATAAAGAGACCAGCCTGCAAATCTTCCTCCTTGGGCTATTATAGCACCATTAGTGGTGTCATCTTTAAGTTCAACTTTAGCTGTAACTGAAAACGATTTATTTTTTATGTTAAGAACAGTATTTTCATTCAGATGACTCATTCCCGGGTATAACGTCATGGTTTTACGTCCCTGCAGAAGATCAGGTCTGCCGGCAAGGTCTGAATTGAATCGTTCAGCTTTTCGGTCATCTAATGGGAAGACTTTGTATTTGGAGGCTTCTATCAGGAATAATGCCTGAAGTTCTTTGAGTTTATCAGGATATTGAGATGCAACATTATTGGCCTGACTCCAGTCTCCCGGTGCATAAAGCTCCCAATTATCATCATTAAAATTTTTATTTGCTCCTGCAAGAACCCAAGGGATAGAATGGATAGTACAAGCAGACCAACCCTCATGGTATATACCTCTGTTGGTAAAAATTTCAAAGTACTGTGTATTGTGTCTGTCCGGAGCTTTCGGATCATCGAAGCTGTATGCAAAACTTATACCTTCTATAGGTTCCTGCTGAATTCCGTTAACAAATTGTGGGTGCGGGATTTTAACTGCTTCTAGTATTGTAGGAACAACATCGATGACATGGCACCACTGGTGACGAATTTCGTTCTTTGAAGCGATACCATTAGGCCAGTGAGTGATCATTCCGGTTCTTGTACCTCCCCAATGTGATGCAATCTGTTTCGTCCATTGATATGGAGTGTCCATTGCATGAGCCCAACCTACAGGATAATGATTATAAGCCATAGGAGTTCCTATGTCGTCTAAATGATTCAAAATATTTTCCGTAGTATCAGGAGAATTATTCAATGCCGCCATTTCGTTCACACTACCGGTAATTCCTCCTTCACCGCTTGCACCATTATCTCCGAGAATGTAAAATATAAGGGTATTGTCCAAAGCTTCGATTTCTTCCAGTGTAGATAATAATTTGCCCACTTGATGGTCAGTGTGCTCTGCAAATCCGGCATAAGCTTCCATGAGTCTTGCGGCTGTTGTTTTTTCATTTTCGTTCAGACTGTCCCATGCTGGTATTTCCTGTGATCTTTCCGATAAAACACAATCTTGGGGAACCACTCCGAGAGCCTTTTGTTTTTCCAGGGTAATCTTTCTTTGTTTATCCCATCCATGGTCGAATTTTCCTTTGTATTTTTCTATCCATTCTTTTGGTGCATGGTGGGGAGCATGTGTGGCTCCGAAAGACAGGTAGACAAAGAATGGTTTATCAGGAACCATAGTTTTCTGCTGTCTTATGTAATTAATCGCTTTATTGGTAATGTCAACACTGAAGTGATATTCAGGATCATTCGGAGCATCAATTGGGATGGTGTCTGCTATTAAGGAAGGGTTCCATTGATTGGTTTCTCCTCCTATGAATCCATAGAATTTTTCAAAACCTTCTCCTGTTGGCCAGCGGTCGAATGGTCCCGCTATACTCGTTTCCCATACTGGTGTCTGGTGCATTTTACCAAATGCAGCTGTGTTATAACCATTCATAACCAGTGTTTGTGCGATGGTAGCCATACTTTCCGGCCTCACTGTATTATAACCTGGATTTGGAGTGGCACATTCGGTTATTCCAGCCATATTTACTGAATGATGATTTCTACCTGACAGCAATGCTGCTCTGGTGGGCGAACATAAGGCTGTGGTGTGGAAGCGGTTATATTTTAAACCATTTTGGGCAAGTCTTTCTGCATTTGGCATATAACATGGTCCTCCGAAAGCGCTGCTGGCACCAAAACCCATATCATCGATCAACACGATAAGGATATTCGGGGCATCCTTAGGTGGTCTTAATTCTTCTATTGGTTCAGGTTTTGGAGCATTGCGTATATCCAAAGGAGTTACTGTTTTCGGATATATTTTTGGTATAGGAAGTTGATATCTGTTTAAGGTGGGGTTTCTTCTTTTCATAATTGGAGCCCTTATAAATTTGAATGAAAATATCAAATAGTTTGTACTCAACCAATGAAGTGAAAACATGTTGGAGGTACTTTTTAAATAGGGATAAGTCGAAGGGAAAATTATTAATCATGACATTCTTTCATAAAGATATTTTACGTTTTTTACCTTTATGATTAATAAGGGCTTATCCTTTGTATTTGAATATGATCTTATAAAATTTTGGATTGAAGACGGTATTCTATGGGCAGAATATATATAAAGAGATTATTTTAAGGACTGAGAATGCAAAAAAAAATATCAATGACAGAATCAAATTTCAGAATGGTACTGTTTATCCTGCCATATCTGATATAAGAAAAATTAAGTATATCAATAAGGAAGCTAATGAATATCTGTCAAGAGAAGGCAATACCTTGGTGCAATTTGAATCTCATGTAAACGAAATATTGGGTAATTTTTATCTGAAACTAAGTCAACCTCCATTACCGACTAAACTATTCAGAAATGCGGAAAAAGCAAAGACATGAGCTAGATCACATATGTGATCGCATTTTTAGCTTGAACATGTCTTCTTTTTGGTAGTTGAAAGGGTATGAAAAAACATGAAGAATATTTACAGGACGCAATTGATTATGCTATAGATAATGTTCGTCTGAATGATGGGAAACCTTTCGGTGCTTTGGTAGTAAAACATGGAGAAGTTATTGGTGTAGGAATGAATGATGTACTGAGTACTCATGATCCTACGGCTCATGCAGAAATACAAGCCTTAAGGAAAGCTTCTTCAAAACTAAATTCTGAATTTCTGGAAGGATGTGTCATATATGCCAGCGGACACCCTTGTCCTATGTGTCTTGCTGCAATCTATATAGCAGGAATAAGAACGGTCTACTATGGTTCTTCCCTTGAGCAATCTGCATTACATGGTTTCGGTGTCAGTTATCTTTATTCTGAAATAGGAAAATCTAATGAACAAAGACGTTATCCCTTACAGCAATTATTTCTAGCTGATGCAGAAAAGCCTTTTCTGATATGGAAAGAGGTCAGTAATCCGTCAGAATTCGAACCCTGATAAATTTTCACATGTTTATTTTTAATAGGAGAGGAGGACTTGATGATACGTATATTCAAAAGAAAGAAAAAAAGTCTAAAGGATACAGCAGTGCATTCTGTCGGAACTTTTACCGGAGACGTAGGACGGGGCTTATTTGCCGGATTGGTAGGTACTTTTGCCATGAGTCTTTCTCAGTTCATAGAAATGAAAATTACCCAAAGGGAAGGTAGTGATTCTCCATTAAAGGCAGCTGAAAAAGTCTTCGATATTCACGCAGATAATGAAGAGGCTAAAAGTAAATTGCTAAATATAATTCATTATGCTTATGGCACTTCATGGGGAGGTTTCAGAGGTATTATAGGAACTTTGGGCCTTAAAGGTATTCCGGCCAATGCTTTACATTTTTCCTCGGTTTTCGGAACGGAATTGGTAATGCTTCCTGGTTTAAAAGTAGCCCCTCCGGTGAAGGAGTGGGGAACAAAGGAGATTTCTGTTAGCGGGATACATCACATCATTTATGTACTTGTATCGGGAGTTGTATTTGATCTACTCAAATCAGATAGAAAGCCTGTCTGATGATCCTTGCGGCATACGATATCTTAGGATTAAAATAGTTTATTATGACTTTTCCTTAGAGCAGGCTGCTTTAAATGGATTTGGGAAGTCTTCGAACCCTGAAACTCTTGCTGGTGTTTTAATTTAAATGAATCTTGGAGTGAATATGGGATTATTTAATTTAAAAAAGAAAAGTGTTCGGGATAGGTTTAAAGAAAAAACCATTTATTCAATAGGAACTTTTACAGGCGATTTAGGAAGAGGGTTATTTGCAGGATTTATTGGTACTGCAGCAATGAGCTTTTCTCAGATGCTCGAAATGAAAATTACTAAAAGAAAAGGAAACGATACTCCTTTACAAGCTGTAGGAAAGGTACTGGGTATTCCGGTTTTGGATCTAATGCCAGTGATGAAGTTACTTCTCAAAGAGAAATTAGTGAATATAATTCATTATGCCTATGGGACAGCTTGGGGAGGAGTCAGAGGAGTCATTGGTGCTACCGGCTTAAAAGGACCATTGGCTGATGCCATTCATTTTTCTTCTGTATTGGGTACTGAACTTGTAATGCTTCCAAAATTACATCTTGCCCCTCCTGTGAAAAAATGGGATGCCCAATCAATCTCTGTAAGTGGAGTACATCACATTGTTTATGCGCTTGTATCAGGAGTTGTGTTTGATCTTCTCAAATCAGGAAGAAAGCGCTAGATGTTTTTCTTCTTTTTTGAGAAATAAAAATACTTTTGAATATTAAAGAAAAACAGAGGATAGAAGTGCGCGTAGGATCTTCCATAGATAGGATAGGCGCATCCAACATCTACTCTGTTGTTGGAGTTCATGATCAACTGAATGGAAGGTCTTATTTCTGAATATTTCCCATCCATTAAGCTATAGTAAGTATTTTTGTCAAAAGATTGAAGATAAGTAAAATTATAAGGAGCATCTCTTACTGTCATCTTTGCCGCTTCATAGCTTCTATTTACAAACTCAACATACAGGTTTATATTCAGATCATTGTAAGTGCTGTATTTTGAGGGGTATAAACGGTATCCAAAGGAGATATCATAATTATGGGCATCTCCGGACTGAAAAGTGATTTGTTGTTCTTTATCCTTGTACATTAATGGGTGGGCATAGGCATATGTAAAGGATATCGCAAACCTTTTATTTAACAGAGTGACGATAGCTCCCCCACCATAGCCTGTGTTGTCCCCCTTTAAAAAAGGTTCTGATTCATCATGTGCTGTAAAAGACTTGCAGGCTTGTCCGAACAACGCTACCCTTAGATGTTTTTGAAAGTCATCTATGCTAATTACTCTTTGTTTTAGATAAATGTTGATACCTTCCACTAAATAGGGATTAGGTTTATAGTTACGTTGATGATGATTGATAAAATAATTCTGAAGGTTTGCCGGAAATTTGCGCTGATGATGATTGGAGACGGCCGCAGTGACCATTAAAGTTGTTTTCCCGGTAATTCCATACATGGCCCTCACTG
The nucleotide sequence above comes from Sporocytophaga myxococcoides. Encoded proteins:
- a CDS encoding T9SS type A sorting domain-containing protein, whose product is MKPIYTIPLLLLLVSFQTWAQTTLNFSVTQKTSVLTLNAGTNKSITNGQQTVLGGSPSVSGGTSPYTYSWSPSQGLNQDNTANPAASPIGSTIYTMTVTDSKGCSNSKSVTVTVNGVPVGIFNGYASSINLYPNPTSSRLFITSDLIPGKELKLEVFNPQGISVYENLLYSSNGTLDATIDLPEDIKGLVMIKLSSNDLLVVRKIMVE
- a CDS encoding Crp/Fnr family transcriptional regulator, which gives rise to MKKLLRDFITGLNKFEEDEIQFIVENTDVRAFQKGEIIQREGNVCDTCYFVLKGCIRQYQLADGEERTTAFFIEGEPAVLYSSYLEQAPSAYWLVCTEDCILITGTREQEYELHRKYPKLKYLVHTLMTQDYSKIEYRMNLLNHHKPEERYRILMKMQPELLNRVPLHQIASYIGVTPESFSRIRKRLMENDKSK
- a CDS encoding DUF4345 domain-containing protein, producing MKKLKSVKIFLFVIGMIAVIIGASLLLSPIEFEASAGIHLDNEANILSEVRAPGGTLMAAGILIASGAFISGMTYISILLAALFYFAYGISRTISILLDGLPSDTLIIATVSEIMIGLISLYILFKFSKPQYQGD
- a CDS encoding response regulator transcription factor, with product MKLLLVNFSDTDLPELKISHEFLHDGVSSILQASEKFMLYEYDCLVIKIDKIEVECYSWLRHLSENNRNEGLILLSSNDALENKLSAFELGVDDYLVLPMHPEEIIARIKSVTRRKKFQSNSKIYIGNIVIDLYARTVFVWDHPLKLTKTEYDILLHLHANKHRVVSKELLAEYLWGDDVDNLESFNILFAHIKNLRKKLVNSKSGVEIKNVYKVGYQIIEL
- a CDS encoding DUF2490 domain-containing protein, producing MKQALFSFIIVYLFLSFEMQGQIPTKQTHEREQLWLGYFNQTRLSNHWGFWLDLHYRLTDHFVERPFQLLVRPALTYFVSDNFRLNLGYAFVEHYPGKGLNTIRPENRTWQQIWWRQKYIRFQTLQWIRLEERFNRKVVNDKLQSSTTFNFRLRYNLSLFVPLKGKDIVAKTPFFIIMDELFVNFGKNIVYNYFDQNRFFIGFGYQFTPHLNVHLGYMNVFQQEASGNKYISTNAVRLFVFHSLDFRKHDQ
- a CDS encoding chromate resistance protein ChrB domain-containing protein, producing MKWITRERPKIDRIACPWLISRFIDDSPEFIFVPTNQVIEKASELNAIPYDIPGVEYTHEGDKCTFDYFLKKHGIHDNALFRLALIVRAADTDRYDLAPQASGLFAISAGLSYNFKNDYEMLKQGMIIYDALYSWCKHVSEETHGWEFKGV
- a CDS encoding chromate transporter encodes the protein MEENKNIVSYSLKDLVLYFLKLGTIGFGGPVALVGYMHRDLVDKYKWISEDDYREGMALSQLAPGPLAAQMSIYLGYVHYKFVGATLVGLAFVLPSFLMVLALGFAYAEFGGFPAMQAIFYGVGAAVIGIITLSSYKLTTKSIGSDKLLWGIFVVLAVFTFLLEEENMWLIIASGVLVWFMKAPPNFMMAKSFRMIVPPLLLSLPLVDTDNNRLWQITLFFTKAGAFVFGSGLAIVPFLYGGTVKEYQWLTEQQFLDAVAVAMITPGPVVITVGFIGYLAAGIWGACAAAAATFLPCYIFTVLPAPYFKKFGKHPAIKAFVDGVTAAAIGAIAGSVMVIGKRTLVDIPTILIALSTGIVLFKFKKIQEPIIIIAMAAVGLLLKLVLNF
- a CDS encoding arylsulfatase, coding for MKRRNPTLNRYQLPIPKIYPKTVTPLDIRNAPKPEPIEELRPPKDAPNILIVLIDDMGFGASSAFGGPCYMPNAERLAQNGLKYNRFHTTALCSPTRAALLSGRNHHSVNMAGITECATPNPGYNTVRPESMATIAQTLVMNGYNTAAFGKMHQTPVWETSIAGPFDRWPTGEGFEKFYGFIGGETNQWNPSLIADTIPIDAPNDPEYHFSVDITNKAINYIRQQKTMVPDKPFFVYLSFGATHAPHHAPKEWIEKYKGKFDHGWDKQRKITLEKQKALGVVPQDCVLSERSQEIPAWDSLNENEKTTAARLMEAYAGFAEHTDHQVGKLLSTLEEIEALDNTLIFYILGDNGASGEGGITGSVNEMAALNNSPDTTENILNHLDDIGTPMAYNHYPVGWAHAMDTPYQWTKQIASHWGGTRTGMITHWPNGIASKNEIRHQWCHVIDVVPTILEAVKIPHPQFVNGIQQEPIEGISFAYSFDDPKAPDRHNTQYFEIFTNRGIYHEGWSACTIHSIPWVLAGANKNFNDDNWELYAPGDWSQANNVASQYPDKLKELQALFLIEASKYKVFPLDDRKAERFNSDLAGRPDLLQGRKTMTLYPGMSHLNENTVLNIKNKSFSVTAKVELKDDTTNGAIIAQGGRFAGWSLYMKNGYPVFCYNWFNRQHYYIGSREQLSTGEHFIHFEFKYDGGGIGKGGTGILYADDHEIAQGRIENTVPFVFSADDFMDIGKDSGAPVTEDYGSYQGVFTGTINWVKINIGSEVNDDPVGKEHAYLVRQ
- a CDS encoding DUF7793 family protein; translation: MKTVFYGQNIYKEIILRTENAKKNINDRIKFQNGTVYPAISDIRKIKYINKEANEYLSREGNTLVQFESHVNEILGNFYLKLSQPPLPTKLFRNAEKAKT
- a CDS encoding nucleoside deaminase is translated as MKKHEEYLQDAIDYAIDNVRLNDGKPFGALVVKHGEVIGVGMNDVLSTHDPTAHAEIQALRKASSKLNSEFLEGCVIYASGHPCPMCLAAIYIAGIRTVYYGSSLEQSALHGFGVSYLYSEIGKSNEQRRYPLQQLFLADAEKPFLIWKEVSNPSEFEP